A window of the Hevea brasiliensis isolate MT/VB/25A 57/8 chromosome 6, ASM3005281v1, whole genome shotgun sequence genome harbors these coding sequences:
- the LOC110642338 gene encoding protein CNGC15b-like, with translation MSRLGSSRFARVEADRQESGLSAISGNGTRNRRHNVDETNKIPEESFKKAATKKMGKSLRAKVLSRVFSEDYERTKNKILDPNGQTLHQWNKIFLTACLVSLFVDPLFLYLPIMREEFCIDYAVTLRTVLTVIRSLLDVFYVIQIFVRFHTAYVAPSSQVLGRGELVIDSSKIALRYLRKGFWIDLITSLPVPQVLVWAVIPHINGWGVFHSMNVLWFISIIQFLPRLYLILPLSSQLVEETGVVTKTALTAAVYNYLIFLLAANAFGACWYILSTERQEDCWHWVCNIEMQNCPNEFFDCRKAGDPARVDWFQSSNITYNCNPLKNLFPFGIMGWAVTNNVQGSSFLRKYFYCLWWGLQNMSTLGQSFTTSTYVGENVFAVIITTTGLVFLALLIGNVQRYLQSTTKRLEVWKIQRSDTEQWMHHRHLPPGLRQSVRKYDQYKWLNAKGVDEEDLIKSLPVDLQKKVKRHLCFDLLRKVPLIDEMDENMLDAICERLKPALCAKGMFLVKEGDPVNQMLFIIRGHLDSYSTDITRTRFFNLCRICPGDFCGEELLTWALDPRPGIKLPLCSRTVKAINEVEAFTLRAEDLKFVASQFRKLHSKELRHKFRFYSHQWRIWAACTIQAAWRRHKTLKEIPNSSEPGMPRPGSFWSDYAESLVASTRWRNKYKQSETETDQVTVNSIEKPEEPDFSEEE, from the exons ATGAGTCGTTTAGGTAGTTCAAGATTTGCTAG AGTTGAAGCTGATCGTCAAGAATCAGGGCTTTCTGCAATCAGTGGAAATGGTACAAGAAACCGCAGACACAATGTTGATGAGACTAATAAAATACCAGAAGAAAGTTTCAAGAAGGCTGCTACAAAGAAGATGGGAAAATCCTTGAGAGCAAAAGTACTGAGCAGAGTATTTTCAGAGGACTATGAAAGGACAAAGAACAAAATACTGGACCCTAATGGACAAACCCTTCACCAATGGAATAAGATTTTCTTAACTGCATGTTTGGTTTCCCTTTTTGTTgaccctcttttcctttatttgccAATAATGAGGGAAGAGTTTTGCATAGACTATGCAGTCACCCTCAGAACTGTCCTTACTGTCATAAGATCATTGCTTGATGTCTTTTATGTGATCCAAATATTTGTTAGATTCCATACAGCTTATGTAGCACCTTCTTCTCAAGTTCTTGGGAGAGGAGAGCTCGTCATTGACTCTTCAAAGATTGCTTTGAGATACCTTCGCAAGGGCTTTTGGATAGACCTTATCACTTCATTGCCAGTTCCCCAA GTGTTAGTTTGGGCAGTGATCCCTCATATTAATGGCTGGGGAGTGTTTCATTCTATGAATGTTCTTTGGTTCATCAGCATCATTCAGTTCCTCCCAAGGCTTTATCTTATACTTCCACTTTCGTCACAACTGGTTGAGGAAACAGGCGTTGTTACAAAAACAGCACTGACGGCAGCTGTTTATAACTACTTGATTTTCCTCTTGGCAGCCAAT GCTTTTGGAGCTTGCTGGTACATTCTATCTACAGAGAGACAAGAAGACTGCTGGCACTGGGTCTGCAATATTGAGATGCAAAATTGTCCAAATGAATTCTTTGATTGCCGGAAAGCTGGAGACCCTGCCAGGGTTGACTGGTTCCAGTCAAGCAACATCACATATAATTGTAATCCACTGAAGAACCTATTTCCATTTGGTATAATGGGATGGGCAGTCACAAACAATGTTCAAGGATCAAGTTTCTTGCGGAAGTACTTTTATTGTTTGTGGTGGGGTTTACAGAACATGAG TACTCTAGGGCAAAGTTTCACTACAAGCACTTACGTTGGAGAAAATGTTTTTGCTGTTATCATCACCACAACTGGGCTTGTATTCCTTGCATTGCTTATTGGAAACGTGCAA AGATACCTTCAGTCTACAACTAAAAGGCTAGAAGTGTGGAAGATACAAAGAAGTGATACAGAACAATGGATGCATCACAGGCACCTACCTCCAGGTCTAAGGCAGTCTGTTCGAAAATATGATCAATACAAGTGGTTGAATGCTAAAGGGGTTGATGAAGAAGATCTTATTAAAAGCCTTCCTGTGGATCTCCAAAAAAAGGTTAAACGACACCTATGCTTTGATCTACTTCGAAAA GTTCCATTGATTGATGAAATGGATGAAAATATGCTAGATGCCATATGTGAGAGGCTTAAACCTGCATTGTGTGCAAAAGGCATGTTCCTCGTGAAGGAAGGTGACCCTGTCAACCAAATGCTCTTCATAATTCGAggccacctcgactcttacagtaCAGACATTACGAGAACTAGATTCTTTAActtgtgcagaatttgtccagGTGACTTTTGTGGTGAGGAGTTGCTGACATGGGCCTTGGATCCACGTCCAGGCATTAAGCTTCCATTGTGCTCGCGCACGGTCAAGGCCATTAATGAAGTAGAGGCATTTACTCTAAGAGCAGAAGACTTGAAATTTGTAGCATCACAGTTTAGAAAGCTACATAGCAAAGAGCTTAGGCACAAATTCAGGTTCTATTCTCACCAATGGAGGATATGGGCAGCTTGTACTATACAAGCAGCTTGGCGCCGGCATAAAACATTAAAGGAAATACCCAATTCCAGTGAGCCTGGAATGCCTCGACCAGGTTCATTCTGGTCTGACTATGCTGAGAGTCTAGTGGCTAGTACTAGATGGAGGAACAAATATAAGCAATCCGAGACTGAAACAGATCAAGTCACTGTGAATTCAATAGAGAAGCCAGAAGAGCCTGATTTTTCTGAGGAGGAATGA